From the Eleutherodactylus coqui strain aEleCoq1 chromosome 9, aEleCoq1.hap1, whole genome shotgun sequence genome, the window cgtgcctgtgtgcgtacaggcatgcgtacgtgcctgtgtgcgtacaggcatgcgtacgtgcctgtgtgcgtacaggcatgcgtacgtgcctgtgtgcgtacaggcatgcgtacgtgcctgtgtgcgtacaggcatgcgtacgtgcctgtgtgcgtacatgcacgcgtgcctgtgtgcgtacatgcacgcgtgcctgtgtgcgtacatgcacgcgtgcctgtgtgcgtacatgcacgcgtgcctgtgtgcgtacatgcacgcgtgcctgtgtgcgtacatgcacgcgtgcctgtgtgcgtacatgcacgcgtgcctgtgtgcgtacatgcatgcatttaTGTATAGATGCACGCATGCGTGTACATGCATGCATAgatgcatgtatgtatgcatagatgcatgtatagatgcatgcataattcttctgacctggttgagggagtagtggtcattgtaagtgggttgagCGGATCTCGGAATCAGTAATACgggtgggatgtgactgttaacctgctgatttctcgtcatttcctgcagatctgacgtccttgagaacgggaaggctggcagacagtgaagagaccctcgacgttcagcaatctttaaacccttcttttaatgaactgttttttcccagtgactcccTTGTTTTTAAtacgcttttttaaaaaaaaattatgacggaggatcctgaaaaactgcgcaatattttactgcaatgcattaaacagaaaagacccataaacacagcggccttttgtctatgtcacaaaggctgctaggtgtcataattaaggatgagcgagtatactcgctaaggtactactcgttcgagtaatgtgacttaaacgagtatctccccgctcgtccttaaagattcgggggccgccgcgagggagagcggggaggaacggaggggagatctctctctatctcccctgcgactcacctgtcagccgcagcggtccccgaatctttatggacgagcagggagatactcgtctaaggcacattactcgaacgagtagtgccttagcgagtatactcgctcatccttagttatgacacctagcagcctttgcaaacttggattggtgtaggaaaactaagtgttcctctaaattctgaaaagtaatgttaaatttgtacgtctcctaaatggaaaaaataaatgtacaaaagttttaaaccgtgcttccagaataaagtgtacagatggaaatctatatgttcgcaaagatttgtacagaatgtttgcactcattttatatatgacatttgacaatgggaaaaaatgaaaattcaaaattgtgcaaagtagcaattttaataaatatacacaacttttaacagtcctttttactacctaacagaagtacaacaaggggaagaaaacaatgtcacagtcacttggatatgcaaaacctttacggacttatgatatgtcaagtgacacatgtaaagttccaaattttcggcctgtcactaaggcacaaacaggcttgttctctaaggggataaatagcttagtgtataaactgtgaaccgactaacgagggacagtgagcagcatcacatgcatcgtactgctccatcagatcctgatgatgtagttccatagcaggtgatgggccatttccagcttttaagcGTCCCCCGGAGCCAACATCTGGGAACTTCTGGCTCTCTGGTGATTGAACTCTGTGGTTGCGAGCAGCGGAAACGGTTACCACAGTGCAGTATTCTGACCAAAACGTATCAGCTGACCtataacgaggaagaaaaaaaaaaattaaccctgcctgcaattggcttaattccgtgggttttcatagttcttgcactgtccctgcttttcttcactcctactttaatagataaagacatcgtatttggacaattggtatgtttctccgaaggttggtgcagtattgggatggaacctgtacgtttgctaaaaaaaggaattaaatgctcaaatctaatgttatgtctttttcggccaataagacgaatttaacaaagcaagtgtgtgtgtgagagagagggggggtggctgagtaagtgggtgagcagaCAGGCATGCgcgcacaaggcatgcatgcacgcacaaggcatgcatgcacgcacaaggcatacaggcacgcacgtacgcatacaggcaggcacgcacattgcatgcacgcacataggcatgcaggcacgcacgtacgcatacaggcaggcacgcacattgcatgcacgcacataggcatgcatgcacgcacataggcatgcatgcacgcacataggcatgcatgcacgcacataggcatgcatgcacgcacataggcatgcatgcacgcacataggcatgcatgcacgcacataggcatgcatgcacgcacataggcatgcatgcacgcacataggcatgcatgcacgcacataggcatgcatgcacgcacataggcatgcatgcacgcacataggcatgcaggcacgcacataggcatgcaggcacgcgtgcatgtacgcatgcaggcacgcgtgcatgtacgcatgcaggcacgcgtgcatgtacgcatgcaggcacgcgtgcatgtacgcatgcaggcacgcgtgcatgtacgcatgcaggcacgcgtgcatgtacgcatgcaggcacgcgtgcatgtacgcatgcaggcacgcgtgcatgtacgcatgcaggcacgcgtgcatgtacgcatgcaggcacgcgtgcatgtacgcatgcaggcacgcgtgcatgtacgcatgcaggcacgcgtgcatgtacgcatgcaggcacgcgtgcatgtacgcatgcaggcacgcgtgcatgtacgcatgcaggcacgcgtgcatgtacgcatgcaggcacgcgtgcatgtacgcatgcaggcacgcgtgcatgtacgcatgcaggcacgcgtgcatgtacgcatgcaggcacgcgtgcatgtacgcatgcaggcacgcgtgcatgtacgcatgcaggcacgcgtgcatgtacgcatgcaggcacgcgtgcatgtacgcatgcaggcacgcgtgcatgtacgcatgcaggcacgcgtgcatgtacgcatgcaggcacgcgtgcatgtacgcatgcaggcacgcgtgcatgtacgcatgcaggcacgcgtgcatgtacgcatgcaggcacgcgtgcatgtacgcatacaggcacgcgtgcatgtacgcatacaggcacgcgtgcatgtacgcatacaggcacgcgtgcgtgtacgcatacaggcacgcgtgcgtgtacgcatacaggcacgcgtgcgtgtacgcatacaggcacgcgtgcgtgtacgcatacaggcacgcgtgcgtgtacgcatacaggcacgcgtgcgtgtacgcatacaggcacgcgtgcgtgtacgcatacaggcacgcgtgcgtgtacgcatacaggcacgcgtgcgtgtacgcatacaggcacgcgtgcatgtacgcatacaggcacgcgtgcatgtacgcatacaggcacgcgtgcatgtacgcatacaggcacgcgtgcatgtacgcatacaggcacgcgtgcatgtacgcatacaggcacgcgtgcatgtacgcatacaggcacgcgtgcatgtacgcatacaggcacgcgtgcatgtacgcatacaggcacgcgtgcatgtacgcatacaggcacgcgtgcatgtacgcatacaggcacgcgtgcatgtacgcatacaggcacgcgtgcatgtacgcatacaggcacgcgtgcatgtacgcacaaggcacgcgtgcatgtacgcacaaggcacgcgtgcatgtacgcacaaggcatgcctgtacgcacaaggcatgcctgtacgcacaaggcatgcctgtacgcacaaggcatgcctgtacgcacaaggcatgcctgtacgcacaaggcatgcctgtacgcacatggcatgcaggcacgcatgtacgcatacaggcaggcacgcacaaggcatgcatgcatgtacgcatacaggcaggcacgcacaaggcatgcatgcatgtacgcatacaggcatgtacgcatacaggcacgcatgcatgtacacatgagcagatgcaagcaatgaaaaatttggcagatgcagcagcttacctcgccgagtgacgtcacgtgatgtcctagcgaagcgaaattcctctccagaagagtcgtcctctccaaaaggcggggggcaaatgtgagatcagcacctaaaacgccaatctccggttccgtacgttgtacaaaccgcagccaaatgtcaggttcctctccacacgagtcgtcctgtggaaaacggagagcatatcaccacatgcaagcaaaaatgcacatatctggtgatgcaggagaaaaccggcaaatatgcgcatatcagcagatgcaagcgaacacctgcGAATATGCGCCAAATGtgtgcatatcagcagatgcaagcgaacacctgccaatatgcgccaagtatgcggatataagcagatgcaagcgaacacctgcGAATATGCGCCAAATGtgtgcatatcagcagatgcaagcgaacacctgcaaatatgcgccaagtatgcggatataagcagatgcaagcgaacacctgcaaatatgcgccaaatatgcgcatatcagcagatgcacgcgatcaaaatttgggcagatgcagcagcttacctcgctgagtgatgtcagatggtgtccgagcgaagcgaaattcttctcgaaacgtgtccaaacgtcaggatcctctccacacgttattttgcaataaggcgcacaaatctgcaaaaaaagacaggtggcgtcaggtggcgtcgcgcaaatctcaggtgacgtactcaccacacgtagcgcacaaatcttgggtgttgtctccacacgtagcagcgcacagcgcacaaatctcaggtaaccgcgtctccacgcgtagcagcgcacaaatctcaggtaaccgcgtctccacacgtagcagcgcacaaatctcaggtaaccgcgtctccacacgtagcagcgcacagcgcacaaatctcaggtaaccgcgtctccacacgtagcaatgcagcggcatgctggggatcgcgctcgtggacaatgcagcggcgacaatgcatgcagcggcatgctggggatcgcggagacaatgcagcggcatgctggggatcgcgctcgtggacaatgcagcggcgacaatgcatgcagctccatgctcacgatcaCGGCgtcaatgcagcggcatgctggggatcgcgctcgtggacaatgcagcggcatgctggggatcgcgctcgtggacaatgcagcggcgaccatgcatgcagcggcatgctggggatcgcagcgacaatgcagcggcatgctggggatcgcgctcgtggacaatgcagcggtgacaatgcagcggcatgctggggatcgcgctcgtggacaatgcagcggcatgcagaattggccgcctctccgccaatgcgcgcaggggaagtaagagcgcaattaaatgagcagatgcagcagcttaccttggcttttagtagtcctgtgtaaaacgtccgctggcaaatccacttgcgcaaaagatgtaaatcacctttggcaaaagcacaaaaaatacctgccaaatcaataactgtctgtgcacacacacgagtggcatgtaaaccgcgggcaaggcacaatcctgtgtgcacacgagtgcatggcaaggcactgagcatgtgaaagcgcgggcaaagcacaatcctgtgcacggcaatgcgcgggcacgccgctgttggctgaatcggccgcacaggagaactcaggcagcacaatcctgtgcacggcaatgcgcgggcacgccgctgtgtcacgtggtgccgattccagccagctgattggctgaatcggccccataggagaactcaggcctcctttggtaatatgcCTGCCGGGCTGAGCGGTTATGCTCTGCCGCCGGGAAAAGCCGCATCAGGTGTGTGTAAGAAGAGTATAGGGAAAACCGGCGGCGTGTGATTCTGCATCGGAGGGCCGCTGGATAGCACAGTGTCTCCCCCAGCCATATCACCTCTCTGCTGCCGCCGGTATGTAGAACTCACTTTGGTTGCGGGTGGGGGTGCCTGTTGTGCAGCGGCGCCGGCTGTAGTGCCTCACCAGGACCTAtgtggcaggctgctgtgcagccaatcaggtacagggggcgtgaatcccctgtcaatcttgactccaccagcacttcCTGACAGCAAACCGCTGACTAGGTGGTATTTCACTCCCTGCAATTGTCACAAATggagaaaaacatccccctctgcTGGAGGGGTTGTGGGGAAGTGGGCTCCCTTACGCacatattctggtcatgccccTTCCTGACCATGTTCTGTTATCAGGTCTCCCTGCCGCTCTCCAGACTTCACCtacctaccttaaaggggttttccagggaaatactatttatgacctatcatcaggatagatcatcaatagttgatggtccggggtccgtcgctcaggaccctgaccgatcagatGATCTGGCGCATGCTGTAAGGCTTGTAAGCTCTGCAATAACAGAGGTtagagtggaagcctctgcgctgacctccatgtagtggccggagtggcttactgaaaacaatgggagccgtgcctgtagttacaagcaccggccactataaGGTGGTCGGcctggaggcttctgctccaacctctgtatttGGAGAAACCTCTGcgctgacctccgtgtagtggccagcgcttgtaactgcaggcatggctcctattaatttcaatgagagctgtgcctgcagttacaagcgcctccCACTAAACGGAAGCTTCCGCTCTAACCTCTGTATTTGCGCCGCTGACAGCAAGCAccagatcagctgatcagtcgggctcctaagcaacggaccccagccgataggtcatcaatagtatttccctggaaaacccctttaaagattgtcCCAGAACTTGCTCTCCTTGTATTAGGCATCGACTTGGTACCCAGTAGTCATAAATAGTTTGCCACATCTTCCAAGTATCTCGCCTTTAGATAGCAAGATTCTGGAAATCCAATCATATCCCTACTATCGAGGATGAATATGGCTCCATCAACGCCAACTATACATATGAAAGCACATTTGCAGCAAGGAAGGAGGGATTGGGACAGTTCAGAAAAAGTGGGACCCATGGCTAAGATACATATCCCCTCTTCTCCATCAGGGTGAGTAGCACATCATTCCACCACAGTATCACCCTACATGCTCATACCACAGTTCACCAACtacattaccgtatgtgtgaccaCAGGTTACTGCTGCAGACCGGGACAATACTCTGGTATGCTACGGAGGGCACtacattaccgtatgtgtgaccaCAGGTTACTGCTGCAGACTGGGACAATACTCGGGTATGCTAAGGAGGGCACtacattaccgtatgtgtgaccacaggttactgctgcagtccagGACAATACTCGGGTATGCTAAGGAGGGCACtacattaccgtatgtgtgaccacgggttactgctgcagtccagGACAATACTCTGGTATGCTACGGAGGGCACtacattaccgtatgtgtgaccacgggttactgctgcagtccgggacaatactcgggtatgctacacagtgcactacattaccgtatgtgtgaccacaggttactgctgcagtccacaacaGTACTCGGGTATGATTCGGAGGGCACTACTTTACCTTATGTGTGACCACGGGTTACGGCTGCAGTCCGGGACAATACACGGGTATGCTACAGAGGGCACtacattaccgtatgtgtgaccaCGAGTTACTGCTGCAGTCAGGGACAATACTCAGGTATGCTACAGAGGGCACtacattaccgtatgtgtgaccaCGAGTTACTGCTGCAGTCAGGGACAATACTCAGGTATGCTACAGAGGGCACtacattaccgtatgtgtgaccacgagttactgctgcagtccgggacaatactcgggtatgctacagagggcactacattaccgtatgtgtgaacacgggttactgctgcagtcaGGGACAATACTCAGGTATGCTACAGAGGGCACtacattaccgtatgtgtgaccaCGAGTTACTGCTGCAGTCAGGGACAATACTCGGGTATGCTACAGAGGGCACtacattaccgtatgtgtgaccaCGGGTTATGGCTGCAGTCCGGGACAATACTCGGGTATGCTACAGAGGGCACtacattaccgtatgtgtgaacacgggttactgctgcagtcaGGGACAATACTCAGGTATGCTACAGAGGGCACtacattaccgtatgtgtgaccaCGAGTTACTGCTGCAGTCCAGGACAATACTCAGGTATGCTACAGAGGGCACtacattaccgtatgtgtgaccacgggttactgctgcagtccggGACAATACTCAGgtatgctacacagtgcactacattaccgtatgtgtgaccacgggttactgctgcagtccggGACAATACTCAGgtatgctacacagtgcactacattaccgtatgtgtgaccaCGGGTTACGGCTGCAGTCCGGGACAATACTCAGGTATGCTACAGAGGGCACTACATTACCATATGTGTGACCacgggttactgctgcagtccggGACAATACTCAGGTATGCTACAGAGTGCTCTACATTACCATATGTGTGACCACGGGTTACGGCTGCAGTCCGGGACAATACTCAGGTATGCTACAGAGTGCTCtacattaccgtatgtgtgaccacgggttactgctgcagtcagggacaatactcgggtatgctacagagggcactacattaccgtatgtgtgaccaCGGGTTACTGCTGCAGACCAGGACAATACTCGGGTATGCTACAGAGTGCGCTACATTACCGTATGTGTAAACacgggttactgctgcagtccagGACAATACTTGGgtatgctacacagtgcactacattaccgtatgtgtgaccaTGGGTTATGGCTGCAGTCCAGGACAATACTCAGgtatgctacacagtgcactacattaccgtatgtgtgaAAGCGGGTTACAGCTGCAGTCCGGGACAATACTCGGGTATGCTACAGAGGGCACtacattaccgtatgtgtgaacacgggttactgctgcagtccggGACAATACTCGGGTATGCTACAGAGGGCGCCAAATATCCACATAAATACCTTTTTTACTTTTATCCACCAGATCCTCTGACAAACCTACCCCTAAAGGGGCAACACCACAGAAAAGCGAATCGGCATATTTTAAGCCTTCCGCCGGATCACTTCCCGCATTCGCTGTTGAACCAATACCACAATTACTCGCAGGCGGGACCGAACCCCCTGGAAAGCAGGACACTGAAAGCCCTTCTTTGGGATCAACTTTGTTCAACAGCGATTTCAAGACTGTGAGCAAATCTCCCGTGTCAACCGCCTTAGCGGGATCCATAACATTTTTCCAAGCATCCACAAAAACCGactcaccagctcgaccgacctccggcgatgCCAAGGGTGTGGTCCTCGCTGTGATTCCTTTGCGTCGTCGCATATCTTGTCCGGGCGAAGGCTGCCGTCTGACCTCGCGCGGAGCCTCTTGCGCCCTTCCTGCATGTGACGTTCCAGGGTAGTCCCGATCTGACCTCTCCGGTGAATAAATGTGCCTCCTGCGGCGTATTATATCCCTATCGTGGCGTGACAGTTGCGGAGCCGACCTTATGCGGTGGCTTACCGACTGCTGTGACTGCTCCGGACTGCTGCTCCTGCCGCCTCTAGCTGACACGCGCTCCCTAACGCTGCTGCTGCTGTACCCTGCCCACTCCTGCTCTAGACCTGTAGGCTGCCTGCTACCGCGCTGCTTGAGCCTGGCTCTCTCGCGCTGCCTGCGCCTAGCGCCCTGACCTTGCCGTCTGCTGGCGCGACGTTGACCTGACGTTTGGGACTGCGTGCGCTCGTGCCCGGCTAGGGCGCCGAGGTAACTGGGATTAATAAAGCAACTGCGCTGAGTGCTGGATCCCGCAGGCGGTAGCTGGCGTGGGCGCGCGCTGCCTGCCAGCCTCTGGATACTAGATGCCCCAGTTTCTTCTATTAAGCTTTCCCTGTCTCTTATGCTACCCTCTATGCTGCACCccatgctgctgatgctgctggctCTGGGCTAAAAGGCTTCCTTCCCCCCTCTGCCGGCCCCCCTCTGCCTGCTCCTGTAACCTCTTCCCCCCTCTGACGGCCCCCCTCTGCCTGCTCCTGTAACCTCTTCCCCCCTCTGCCTGCTCCTGTAacctcttccccctgctctctCCCTCTATGCTGCCTGCTGCTCTTTCCTTCTTCGTTCTGCTGGCTCCGCTTTTCTCCTGGACTTCTCTCTTCTGCCTTTTCTCTTTGCTAACTTTACTTTTGGATTTTCTTTCTCTCAGTCTTTCTGGCGTCTTGTCCCGCTCCGTCCGTCTCCACATGTGCTGCCTCTTCTGACCTGCTCCTTCCTCTCCTTCCTCCCCCCTCCACTTCCTGTCTTGACTCCACCCCCTAAATCTGTTCTcactattaggccgcctgcacacgggcggaaatcccgcggcgggatttcccgcgggatttccgccactgaaagtttgcataggagtgcattacaatacgcactcctatgcagacggcagcGGTTTAGCCGcgtgaaatctcgtgcggcaaacaaaccgcggcatgtcctatttttgtgcggggcacgcactcacccggccgccggctccggtctgcgcatgcgccggctgcgcggcagccggcacatgaaagagccagggcctgCCAGGcgtgggagagtacgcgctcgtccctgcaggctctcgggtcgggtcccgcggcgagaattctcgctgccggatccaacccgctcgtctgcaggcggccttaaccctCTAACTCCTATCTCCCTCCCAGACAATTGCCGTTTCATTATACATTTTACGGCATGCTAAAAAAATGACTTCTAAATGTATTTACTGTGTGGGatccccaaaaaataaataaaaacacacctaTGGCCTATGGTGAATGTTACTTATTAaactattttgtggtgtttgtCTAGAAGTAATACAAATATACATATACCTGCGATTACAATAACACCATATTGTGTATCAACACAGAAAACAAATACCTTCTGCATACTTGGCTGTAGCAGGAACAGCAGGAGCGCCATCTTGCCCTTCTGGATATtacacagataactgcagctgcATGCTGGTTGTCGCATCTCAATGACATTTACGTTGGAAAGTCGGATTTTGCCGCATAGCCAAAAAATTCACATCGCAGCCAAAACCTGCAGGACCGGCTGTTCAGTGCGGAATCCAAATTATTATTAACCGCGGGGTTTTGTGGCCAAACTGCTGtttacctgaaaaacagcctCAATGGCGGCACAATGTAGTAGTTTCCCTGCTAAATCCTGCGGCCATCAACTATCAGCTGATAACCACACAGGACCGCATGTCGGGGAGGATTTTTGGCCACAAATGTGAACttggcctaagggtgccttcacacttgtgagaaaatcgtgcaactCTCGCGCAATGTGAGAGCGCATACAAGCACAGAATTCTAAAACCCaagcttttaaatgtttttttcacatttgcgatgttttcactcatacgaTTTTGCGTgaagaaaaattaagaaaaaaaaaaaccgcagcgtgCCCCATCGTTgtacgttttttaaaatctcccatgtttcccctggagcctcctttttatcgcatcacatagCACAGACTTGcgatttgtgcgatgcatttttaacattaaaaagtactATTGAGAAAAACGCGCAAAAGGCAGCAATGTTTTAGCTAGAAAGAGCAGTGCAGGCGCTCAaaagttgcagaaaaaaaaggcgATTTTACTGTGGCAAAATAGTGATCACCAGTCTGAAGGAGCCCAGAGGCCGAAATCAAACTGTGTTGTACGACTTCAGCCGATGATGGTTACTGATCATATACAGAAACTACGGCAAGAGCCTGTGAGGGCCGGACTGCCAAGAGTCTGCGGATtactactatcggaagggggctgatatgggccctttcactactatcggaagggggctgatatgggccctttcactactatcggaagggggctgatatgggccctttcactactatcggaagggggctgatatgggccctttcactactatcggaagggggctgatatgggccctttcactactatcggaagggggctgatatgggccctttcactactatcggaagggggctgatatgggccctttcactactatcggaagggggctgatatgggccctttcactactatcggaagggggctgatatgggccctttcactactatcggaagggggctgatatgggccctttcactactatcggaagggggctgatatgggccctttcactactatcggaagggggctgatatgggccctttcactactatcggaagggggctgatatgggccctttcactactatcggaagggggctgatatgggccctttcactactatcggaagggggctgatatgggccctttcactactatcggaagggggctgatatgggccctttcattactatcggaagggggctgatatgggccctttcattactatcggaagggggctgatatgggccctttcattactatcggaagggggctgatatgggccctttcattactatcggaagggggctgatatgggccctttcattactatcggaagggggctgatatgggccctttcattactatcggaagggggctgatatgggccctttcattactatcggaagggggctgatatgggccctttcattactatcggaagggggctgatatgggccctttcattactatcggaagggggctgatatgggccctttcattactatcggaaggggctAAT encodes:
- the LOC136578979 gene encoding uncharacterized protein isoform X1; its protein translation is MGCSIEGSIRDRESLIEETGASSIQRLAGSARPRQLPPAGSSTQRSCFINPSYLGALAGHERTQSQTSGQRRASRRQGQGARRRQRERARLKQRGSRQPTGLEQEWAGYSSSSVRERVSARGGRSSSPEQSQQSVSHRIRSAPQLSRHDRDIIRRRRHIYSPERSDRDYPGTSHAGRAQEAPREVRRQPSPGQDMRRRKGITARTTPLASPEVGRAGDLHLLRKWICQRTFYTGLLKAKICAPYCKITCGEDPDVWTRFEKNFASLGHHLTSLSEDDSCGEEPDIWLRFVQRTEPEIGVLGADLTFAPRLLERTTLLERNFASLGHHVTSLGEVS
- the LOC136578979 gene encoding serine/arginine repetitive matrix protein 2-like isoform X2 encodes the protein MGCSIEGSIRDRESLIEETGASSIQRLAGSARPRQLPPAGSSTQRSCFINPSYLGALAGHERTQSQTSGQRRASRRQGQGARRRQRERARLKQRGSRQPTGLEQEWAGYSSSSVRERVSARGGRSSSPEQSQQSVSHRIRSAPQLSRHDRDIIRRRRHIYSPERSDRDYPGTSHAGRAQEAPREVRRQPSPGQDMRRRKGITARTTPLASPEVGRAGDLHLLRKWICQRTFYTGLLKAKICAPYCKITCGEDPDVWTRFEKNFASLGHHLTSLSEVS